From the Nodularia sphaerocarpa UHCC 0038 genome, the window GGGAATTTGCTTCAACTGTTCTTCAAAATTATCTTTGATAAACTGCACTGGTGCGCTAAGGCGCATTTTATTCAGGTAGCGGGGAATTGCGCCGACGTTGGGAGATATGGACATCTCGTTGTCGTTGAGAACCACCAGCAGTTTTGTTTTCGGTAAGTGTCCCGCATGGTTGATGGCTTCTAAAGCCATACCGCCAGTTAAAGCACCATCACCAATTACGGCTACTGATTTAAATTTTTCTCCTTTCAATTCTCCCGCTAAAGCCATACCCAATGCTGCGGAAATACTGGTAGAAGCGTGTCCAGCACCAAAGTGATCAAATTTGCTTTCACACCGTTTGAGATAACCAGCAACTCCGGCTTTTTGTCTGAGGGTATGAAAGTCGTTGTAGCGTCCTGTCAGCAGTTTGTGGGGATAAGCTTGATGTCCCACATCCCAAATGACTTTATCCCGATCCAAATCCAGTGTCTGGTAAAGTCCTATTGTTAACTCTACAACTCCCAACCCAGGGCCGAGATGTCCCCCACTTGTGGCTACGGTTTGTAGGTGCTTTTGTCGAATCTGATGGGCGATTTGTTGCAATTGTGGGATCGACAAACCATGCAACTGGTTAGGATGGGTGATTTCACTCAGATGCATATTATAGTGTGTTCCTCTCTAAACTCTACTTCTAACATTCTTTGATTTTCCCACGCTGGGGATGCTTCTAAAATTATCCGCTTCCCTTTAAAGTGATTCAGGGCTACGGGTAACACCAGGAACTATTGGCATTTCTGGTTGTGGCTGCTGTCTTTGTAAATATTGACTCAATAAATAAGCCATGTCTCCACGGGTCATGGGTCGTAATGGGGAAATGTTATTTTGGTCATCTGTGTTGATAAATCCTTCAGCAACTACTGTGGCGATCGCTCTTCTAGCCCATACTGGAATTAATGCTGCATCTGGATGCGGCTCAAGTATTTCCTTTACGGTGCTATCACCAAACTGAAATACACCATAAGCTTGGGCAAAAATCGCCATACCTTCTGCCCTTGTCACTCTTTGATTAGGGAAGAATAAGTTGCCTCGATATCCTTTCATAATATCAGTTTTAAGCACTGTCTGAATATCATTAAATGCCCAATGGGAACGGGGAACATCTGCTACAGTTTTCGCCTCTTGTTGTTTAACAGCTTCGCGTTGGTCGAGTTTAAATGCTTTTACCAAAATGGCAGCTAATTCTGCACGACTAATCATCCTTTCTGGATAAAAGTTTCCATCAGGTGAATTGGTCATTAAGTTAGCTGTAATTACCTGTTGAATTGCTTCAGATGGCAATGTTTCAGTGGGTTCTAGCGCTCTAGCAACACTTAATGGCAGGTTTTGCAGTAGTAATACTAAGAAAAGATTACCTAGCAACTTTCGCATCTTGATCATATTTTTCATTTTGCTACTCTGCATCTATAAGCAACTGAGATACTCACCTTTTTGGGTGATGCTCTGAAGAATATTGACGCATTTTCACTTGACAAAGTTGCCTTTATTAGGTAAGGAAGTAATCAGATATCTCTTCTTTAGTAAATCATGGCTCACTAATGATGTGGGTTTACAGTGTTTGCTAATTCAAATTTAATTAAATTCCCTCCTTTTTGATTAAGCCTGCATAGTCTATATTAACTAACTTTATTGGTACATTTCAGATTATTAGTGTTCAGATTAAATCTAAAATCTTGCTAATTTAAAATGTCAAGTTACGTTTTATAGTCACTACAGAATAAACCCGAACAGTGGGGCTGTGAGAATGTAACACTGAATAATCAAAATCAAAGTCAAGTAATCATTGTAACGATATTGAAGATAATTTTACGTAGAATTAACTGGAAAATTTAAGCCAGAGAAATATTATAACCTAACTGTAATTATGCGGTTGTGTAGCTGATAAATCATGTATTGCGCGGAAATAATGAGGAATTTTGGGTGAGTAAATTGGGAATTGCCGAGGATGTAGTATAGTCGGCTGTGATAGACCATTGAGCCAATATTTCAGGAGTTTTGGAATGAGTGCAACAGTAGACCCAGTAAAGTTGATGAAGCAAGAAGTTGGCAAAGCGGCGGCAGCCCTGGTAAAATCAGGCTCGATTGTCGGTTTGGGTACGGGGTCAACTACAGCTTATACAATTCAGTTTTTAGGCGATCGCATCAAATCCGGTGAACTTAAAGATATAGTGGGTATCCCTACCTCTTTTCAATCAGAAGTCCTAGCCAAAGAATACGGCGTACCTCTGACTACATTAGACGCAGTTGACCACATTGATATTGCCATTGATGGGGCTGATGAAGTTGACCCCCAGAAGAATTTAATCAAAGGCGGTGGTGCAGCACATACCCGCGAAAAAGTAGTAGATTACTTAGCAGCGCAATTTATCGTTGTGGTTGATAGCGGTAAGTTAGTCGAGCGCTTGGGTTCTACTTTTGCAGTACCTGTAGAAGTCATACCTATGGCTATCACCCCTGTTACCAACGCCATTAAAAAACTCGGTGGTAAACCTGAACTCCGCATGGGTGTTAAAAAAGCCGGGCCAGTAATTACCGACCAAGGTAACTTTGTCTTAGATGTCAGATTTGATTCTATTGATGACCCTGTTAATTTAGAGAAAACACTGAATAATATTCCTGGTGTTTTGGAAAACGGCATCTTCGTCAATTGTGTAGATGTAGTTCTAGTAGGCGAAGTTAAAGACGGTCAGCCTTTAGTGCGTCAACTGTAAGAATGACTGGGGACTGGGAAGGCTTGTAGGGGCGGGTTTAGTAATATCGTCGTTGATCTTGACTCAACTTTATCCATTTTTTTCGCAATAGACATCTGGTGACAAAAATTGTAGAGACGTTCCATGGAACGTCTCTACAAGGGTTCGGGAAAACCCATATTTAAATTATTTTCACCAGATGTTTAATGTTTTCTATATAAATTACAGTTAAATAGTTCCAAATCGCATAGTCAAATATAGTCAGACATCTGCAATTTAGATTTAAGCAACTCTACTTTTAGCATGGACACGCTTAAATAGTGGAGTTATCCGCCTTGGATGTACTACCAGACATCCCCTATCCCTGAGAATAGACTTGAGACAATCAAATCCTTCGGGATTACTTTTTCTGCCGATGT encodes:
- a CDS encoding S-layer homology domain-containing protein; protein product: MRKLLGNLFLVLLLQNLPLSVARALEPTETLPSEAIQQVITANLMTNSPDGNFYPERMISRAELAAILVKAFKLDQREAVKQQEAKTVADVPRSHWAFNDIQTVLKTDIMKGYRGNLFFPNQRVTRAEGMAIFAQAYGVFQFGDSTVKEILEPHPDAALIPVWARRAIATVVAEGFINTDDQNNISPLRPMTRGDMAYLLSQYLQRQQPQPEMPIVPGVTRSPESL
- the rpiA gene encoding ribose-5-phosphate isomerase RpiA, with product MSATVDPVKLMKQEVGKAAAALVKSGSIVGLGTGSTTAYTIQFLGDRIKSGELKDIVGIPTSFQSEVLAKEYGVPLTTLDAVDHIDIAIDGADEVDPQKNLIKGGGAAHTREKVVDYLAAQFIVVVDSGKLVERLGSTFAVPVEVIPMAITPVTNAIKKLGGKPELRMGVKKAGPVITDQGNFVLDVRFDSIDDPVNLEKTLNNIPGVLENGIFVNCVDVVLVGEVKDGQPLVRQL